A genomic segment from Pyrodictium occultum encodes:
- a CDS encoding ACT domain-containing protein, translated as MDSCGGGLERGREYIAVFVHGRDRPGIVAGIAGVLAEANANIMDISQTVMRGIFTMAMVVDVTDARLGVEELRRRLEEKAAELGVEVSVHHIDVVRYLERP; from the coding sequence ATGGACTCCTGTGGCGGGGGGCTCGAGAGGGGCCGCGAGTACATAGCGGTTTTCGTCCACGGCAGGGACCGGCCCGGCATAGTAGCCGGGATAGCTGGGGTGCTTGCGGAGGCGAACGCAAACATAATGGACATCTCGCAGACTGTTATGAGGGGCATATTCACCATGGCTATGGTGGTCGATGTCACTGATGCGAGGCTCGGCGTCGAGGAGCTGCGCCGCCGGCTCGAGGAGAAGGCGGCGGAGCTTGGCGTGGAGGTCAGCGTCCACCACATAGACGTGGTAAGGTACCTGGAGAGGCCCTAG
- a CDS encoding DUF711 family protein produces MSTRFSVSEISEVAEMIRYRSLDVRSVTLSIDAGVCSSPRPRELVDCLARLVEEHGRRLRRAVERVSSRLGVPVTTARLALTPMEQLLAPVAGSLGVEKAAEAGFEAAAEMERAAERAGVDYIGGFSAFADRGVGPGGRAVVEALPRVLAETGRVMGFVNAASTMLGLNMEAVAAAVKALLRAVEAAGSPLPGAKFLVTVNVAPDIPFLPAAHHGLGEADGAVNVAISGPGVVAAVLRSLPQDTPLERLYEELKRIGFKISRLGQLVAEWVAAEAGYTLGSVDLSLAPTPEPGDSIAAVLEAIGVEFGAPGSIAALAMLIDALRKGGGMGVCCAGGYSGAMIPVSEDSGIAEAAARGLATMYKLIAMTGVCSTGLDMVPVPGDTDWRRLAALTADVLALGMAQGKVLGVRLLPAPGKKPGDTVSLGGLLGEAPVMDPGPGRVEEFIERGGRIPPPLRRLLAG; encoded by the coding sequence TTGTCTACGAGGTTCAGCGTGTCGGAGATAAGCGAAGTAGCCGAGATGATACGCTACCGCAGCCTGGATGTGAGGAGCGTCACTCTGAGCATAGACGCCGGTGTCTGCTCCTCCCCCAGGCCCAGGGAGCTGGTCGACTGCCTGGCCCGCCTCGTCGAGGAGCATGGCCGCCGCCTACGCCGGGCTGTGGAGCGGGTCTCCTCCAGGCTCGGGGTACCCGTGACCACGGCCAGACTCGCGCTCACTCCAATGGAGCAGCTGCTTGCTCCCGTGGCCGGCTCGCTAGGCGTGGAGAAGGCAGCCGAGGCGGGCTTTGAGGCCGCGGCCGAGATGGAGCGGGCCGCGGAGCGGGCCGGCGTTGACTACATCGGCGGCTTCTCGGCCTTCGCCGACCGGGGTGTGGGGCCCGGCGGCAGGGCGGTGGTGGAGGCGCTCCCCAGGGTGCTGGCGGAGACCGGGAGGGTGATGGGCTTCGTCAACGCTGCCTCCACGATGCTGGGGCTGAACATGGAGGCGGTGGCGGCGGCTGTGAAGGCGCTGCTGAGGGCGGTGGAGGCGGCGGGCTCCCCGCTGCCGGGGGCGAAGTTCCTGGTCACGGTCAACGTTGCGCCCGATATACCGTTCCTCCCCGCCGCCCACCACGGCCTCGGAGAGGCTGATGGAGCGGTCAACGTTGCTATAAGCGGCCCTGGTGTCGTGGCGGCTGTGCTCCGCTCCCTCCCGCAGGACACGCCCCTAGAGAGGCTCTACGAGGAGCTGAAGAGGATAGGCTTCAAGATATCCAGGCTGGGCCAGCTCGTGGCGGAGTGGGTCGCAGCGGAGGCCGGCTACACGCTGGGCAGCGTCGACCTCTCCCTGGCGCCCACCCCCGAGCCTGGTGACAGCATCGCCGCAGTGCTGGAGGCCATTGGCGTCGAGTTCGGCGCCCCGGGCAGCATAGCGGCGCTAGCTATGCTCATAGACGCGCTTCGGAAGGGGGGCGGCATGGGAGTCTGCTGCGCCGGCGGCTACAGCGGCGCAATGATACCCGTCTCCGAGGACAGCGGCATTGCAGAGGCAGCGGCCCGGGGCCTGGCCACCATGTACAAGCTGATAGCTATGACGGGTGTCTGTAGCACCGGGCTCGACATGGTCCCGGTGCCCGGCGACACTGACTGGAGGAGGCTCGCAGCCCTCACGGCGGACGTGCTCGCCCTAGGCATGGCGCAGGGGAAGGTGCTTGGAGTCCGCCTCCTCCCGGCCCCAGGGAAGAAGCCCGGCGACACGGTGAGCCTGGGAGGCCTGCTCGGCGAGGCCCCGGTCATGGACCCGGGGCCGGGCAGGGTGGAGGAGTTCATCGAGAGGGGTGGGAGGATACCGCCGCCCCTACGCAGGCTCCTAGCCGGCTAG
- a CDS encoding helix-turn-helix domain-containing protein gives MAAQESNQEEGLKLREVSLPVEVPVKPVSKREVRQLEAMLIIGTMFRPDVIKAALNKEEFLTWVDSLAVAAAALAMEKAGYTVSQIAEELGRTEATIRRHLRGETKAGKLVRETYEMLTRGELKLAVPIVSPEAETELKQLHEQVKKLEEELKQLRAENTEMREKLGRLREAVRQASGKLEEAEKAIREAREALSL, from the coding sequence ATGGCCGCCCAGGAGTCTAACCAGGAGGAGGGCCTCAAGCTACGCGAGGTCTCCCTGCCGGTAGAGGTTCCGGTCAAGCCCGTCTCCAAGAGGGAGGTTAGGCAGCTCGAGGCAATGCTCATAATAGGCACCATGTTCAGGCCGGACGTTATAAAGGCTGCTCTGAACAAGGAGGAGTTCCTCACCTGGGTCGACAGCCTCGCGGTGGCGGCGGCAGCGCTCGCCATGGAGAAGGCCGGGTACACTGTGAGCCAGATAGCCGAGGAGCTGGGCCGCACCGAGGCTACGATACGCCGCCACCTCCGCGGGGAGACCAAGGCGGGCAAGCTGGTCCGGGAGACCTACGAGATGCTGACGCGGGGCGAGTTGAAGCTGGCGGTCCCCATAGTAAGCCCGGAGGCCGAGACGGAGCTGAAGCAGCTCCACGAGCAGGTGAAGAAGCTGGAGGAGGAGCTGAAGCAGCTACGCGCCGAGAACACTGAGATGCGGGAGAAGCTCGGCCGGCTTAGGGAGGCGGTCCGCCAGGCCTCCGGCAAGCTAGAGGAGGCCGAGAAGGCTATCCGCGAGGCCAGGGAGGCCCTCAGTCTCTAG
- the amrS gene encoding AmmeMemoRadiSam system radical SAM enzyme, giving the protein MRQESLPRRPYVREAELWVPLRDRPGYVRCDLCARRCIIAPGKYGVCGVRKNVGGRLYTLVYGLLTAMNIDPIEKKPMFHFEPGSQVLSISTVGCNFYCQFCQNWEISQSRLERGLYGRYVEPEKVVEKALEYGADGIAYTYNEPIIFFEYMRDVAKIAKKHGLFNMMVTNGYATPEAIRALAPYMDAATVDFKGGGNPEFYRRFMAVPDPSPIYTALLEMKKAGWFIEVTNLVVPKYGDRVEDIRRLARWIVENLGPETPFHLLRFHPDFRMRDVPPTPVETLERLANAAKEEGLQYVYIGNVWGHPLESTYCPRCGYKVIERRGFAILAWRLTRDNRCPKCGYRINIRGRFHGGGGDILPLMIY; this is encoded by the coding sequence GTGAGGCAGGAGAGCCTGCCCCGGCGTCCCTATGTGCGTGAGGCCGAGCTGTGGGTGCCGCTCCGGGATAGGCCGGGCTACGTGCGCTGCGACCTCTGCGCCCGCCGCTGCATCATAGCGCCGGGCAAGTATGGGGTCTGCGGGGTCCGGAAGAACGTAGGGGGTAGGCTCTACACCCTCGTCTACGGGCTGCTCACGGCGATGAATATTGACCCTATAGAGAAGAAGCCCATGTTCCACTTCGAGCCCGGGAGCCAGGTTCTCTCGATAAGCACTGTGGGCTGCAACTTCTACTGCCAGTTCTGCCAGAACTGGGAGATAAGCCAGTCCCGGCTCGAGAGAGGGCTCTACGGCCGCTACGTGGAGCCCGAGAAGGTCGTAGAGAAGGCCCTAGAGTATGGGGCCGACGGGATAGCCTACACCTACAACGAGCCTATAATATTCTTCGAGTACATGAGGGATGTAGCTAAGATAGCTAAGAAGCACGGGCTCTTCAACATGATGGTGACCAACGGCTACGCCACCCCCGAAGCGATAAGGGCGCTAGCCCCCTACATGGACGCCGCCACGGTGGACTTCAAGGGCGGCGGGAACCCCGAGTTCTACCGCAGGTTTATGGCTGTCCCCGACCCCTCCCCAATCTACACCGCGCTGCTGGAGATGAAGAAGGCCGGCTGGTTCATAGAGGTCACCAACCTGGTGGTGCCCAAGTATGGGGACCGAGTGGAGGATATTAGGAGGCTCGCACGCTGGATAGTCGAGAACCTCGGCCCGGAGACGCCCTTCCACCTGCTCCGCTTCCATCCAGACTTTAGGATGAGGGATGTGCCGCCCACACCCGTGGAGACCCTGGAGAGGCTGGCCAATGCGGCGAAGGAGGAGGGTCTACAGTACGTCTACATAGGCAACGTGTGGGGCCACCCGCTTGAGAGCACCTACTGTCCACGCTGCGGCTACAAGGTGATAGAGAGGAGGGGCTTCGCTATACTGGCCTGGAGGCTCACCCGGGACAACCGCTGCCCCAAGTGCGGCTACAGGATAAACATAAGAGGCAGGTTCCATGGCGGGGGCGGCGACATACTGCCCCTCATGATATACTAG
- the cobT gene encoding nicotinate mononucleotide-dependent phosphoribosyltransferase CobT translates to MDAYGPAAGEVLEALRGRVLFSVVAGSTATSTIPGISIAGPSPEATVLTPTLDAEYLLAGRPLTLSVVPVSPEGLPTPAVISRAIVANRLGLPLLVVDAGCKQVPRVPHAALPSRMPGGRIDKEPALPRGTARSLYMEARLLGSSLARGLDALVAGETIPGGTTVAAAVMEALGYRALGRVSSSSASNPHGLRERVVRAALSRLHGAGDVFEAVDEIGDPVHVSLAGLAAGAVEAGAWAVLAGGTQMAAVLAILSRAEPKALERVAVATTPWIIRDGTADLLGLVRDIAPRVAVLAARFSMAGSRHAGLRAYEKGYVKEGVGAGGALVLGAARGLPAREMLEAVEEEYERITRGAGDAGSRGQA, encoded by the coding sequence TTGGACGCCTACGGCCCCGCTGCCGGGGAGGTGCTGGAGGCGCTGCGAGGCCGGGTCCTCTTCTCCGTGGTGGCCGGGAGCACGGCGACGTCCACCATACCGGGGATAAGCATAGCCGGGCCCAGCCCGGAAGCCACCGTCCTCACCCCCACGCTCGACGCGGAGTACCTGCTGGCCGGCCGCCCCCTAACGCTCAGCGTGGTCCCCGTCTCGCCCGAGGGCCTCCCGACGCCCGCGGTCATATCGAGGGCCATAGTGGCTAACAGGCTTGGGCTGCCCCTGCTCGTCGTCGACGCGGGCTGCAAGCAGGTACCGAGGGTGCCTCACGCAGCCCTCCCCTCGAGGATGCCTGGAGGGAGGATAGACAAGGAGCCCGCGCTTCCCAGGGGCACCGCGCGCAGCCTCTACATGGAGGCCCGGCTCTTGGGCTCCAGCCTTGCGCGGGGCCTCGACGCGCTCGTGGCGGGCGAGACCATACCCGGCGGCACCACTGTGGCGGCAGCGGTTATGGAGGCCTTAGGCTACCGGGCGCTGGGCAGGGTGAGCAGCAGCTCCGCGAGCAACCCTCACGGGCTCCGCGAGCGGGTTGTGAGGGCAGCCCTCTCCAGGCTGCACGGCGCCGGCGACGTGTTCGAGGCTGTAGACGAGATCGGGGACCCGGTCCACGTCTCCCTCGCCGGCCTGGCGGCCGGCGCCGTGGAGGCGGGCGCGTGGGCCGTGCTGGCCGGCGGCACCCAGATGGCCGCGGTGCTGGCGATACTCTCCAGGGCGGAGCCCAAGGCGCTGGAGAGGGTGGCTGTGGCGACCACGCCGTGGATAATCAGGGACGGGACGGCCGACCTCCTGGGCCTGGTGCGCGACATAGCCCCCAGGGTGGCGGTGCTAGCCGCCAGGTTCTCCATGGCCGGGTCGAGGCACGCCGGGCTCCGGGCCTACGAGAAGGGCTACGTGAAGGAGGGTGTGGGCGCCGGCGGCGCGCTAGTCCTCGGCGCGGCCCGCGGGCTCCCGGCCAGGGAGATGCTGGAGGCGGTCGAGGAGGAGTATGAGAGGATAACCCGTGGTGCCGGGGATGCCGGCTCCCGGGGCCAGGCTTGA
- the cbiS gene encoding bifunctional adenosylcobinamide hydrolase/alpha-ribazole phosphatase CbiS, translating into MPAPGARLEGDTLVVELGGRYKVLSSISGLVSSEHIVFHHVPRGFSVRDVEAYRREVARSHGLPEETPVFLTAVEPGRHQVLSSGGVHVVATVGLEPPVCVEQERLYEPPMAGTINIAVIVEEQVLTPAGLVDLLRVAVEAKTLAASLLLLPCRGRASGTATDAVAVAARVDEKGLPWAGMATRLGNTVARLVREAVLRGDRRSLGERLRGALGLGPEELLEDMLRMYRRAPVPGVSLEEASRLLQEMLDRVLRDPNVWAFLVAARELDIHGVSGTLPGLSRGGFEADSRGIVADEALAAALALYLAGFRGLLAAYWVDRSKHEAGLRLASLPVFGDDAAAALAGALLARLYDRLLGTGV; encoded by the coding sequence ATGCCGGCTCCCGGGGCCAGGCTTGAGGGCGACACCCTGGTGGTGGAGCTGGGGGGCAGGTACAAGGTCCTCTCCAGCATCTCAGGGCTGGTCTCCTCAGAGCACATAGTGTTCCACCACGTGCCCAGGGGCTTCAGCGTCCGCGACGTGGAGGCCTACCGCCGCGAGGTGGCTAGAAGCCACGGGCTCCCGGAGGAGACGCCGGTCTTCCTCACAGCAGTGGAGCCCGGCCGCCACCAGGTGCTGAGCAGCGGCGGCGTCCACGTGGTGGCCACGGTGGGGCTCGAGCCCCCGGTCTGCGTGGAGCAGGAGCGGCTCTACGAGCCCCCCATGGCCGGCACGATAAACATAGCAGTGATAGTGGAGGAGCAAGTCCTCACGCCGGCGGGGCTCGTGGACCTCCTCCGCGTGGCCGTGGAGGCTAAGACGCTCGCGGCCTCCCTCCTCCTGCTCCCCTGCAGGGGCCGCGCCTCCGGCACAGCCACCGACGCGGTGGCGGTGGCGGCCAGGGTGGATGAGAAGGGCCTCCCCTGGGCCGGGATGGCCACGAGGCTCGGCAACACCGTGGCGAGGCTTGTCCGCGAGGCCGTGCTCCGGGGCGACAGGAGGAGCCTAGGGGAGAGGCTGCGCGGGGCGCTGGGCCTCGGCCCCGAGGAGCTGCTCGAGGACATGCTGCGGATGTACCGCCGCGCCCCGGTGCCCGGGGTGAGCCTGGAGGAGGCCTCCAGGCTGCTCCAGGAGATGCTTGACAGGGTGCTCCGCGACCCCAACGTCTGGGCCTTCCTCGTCGCCGCCAGGGAGCTTGACATCCACGGCGTCTCTGGCACCCTGCCCGGGCTCAGCCGCGGGGGCTTCGAGGCGGACAGCAGGGGCATAGTCGCTGACGAGGCGCTCGCAGCCGCGCTCGCGCTCTACCTGGCGGGGTTCCGCGGGCTCCTTGCAGCCTACTGGGTCGACCGCTCCAAGCACGAGGCTGGCCTGCGCCTGGCCAGCCTGCCCGTCTTCGGGGATGACGCGGCCGCCGCGCTCGCGGGGGCGCTGCTCGCCAGGCTCTACGACCGGCTGCTGGGCACCGGCGTCTAG
- a CDS encoding NTP transferase domain-containing protein has product MAAAAVIMAGGRARRLGGVAKPLLRVCGSTILERVAAAALEAARRVAVALSPYTLPAAKPLCPRLPVDACMELPGAGYPADMRLAAEAVRARPLLFLPADTPFLSPRRLRRFVREAVAAAAGLATLEAGGRGPLGVSLLLGGWEPWVTIRQEWGPDLLNVNTPEDLVEAERLCRRLA; this is encoded by the coding sequence ATGGCCGCGGCCGCGGTGATAATGGCCGGCGGGAGGGCTAGGAGGCTGGGGGGCGTGGCTAAGCCCCTGCTCCGGGTCTGCGGCTCCACGATTCTCGAGCGCGTAGCGGCCGCCGCCCTTGAGGCTGCGCGGAGGGTGGCGGTGGCTCTCTCCCCCTACACGCTTCCCGCGGCCAAGCCTCTCTGCCCCCGGCTCCCGGTAGACGCGTGCATGGAGCTCCCGGGCGCCGGCTACCCAGCCGACATGAGGCTCGCGGCCGAGGCTGTGAGGGCTAGGCCCCTCCTGTTCCTCCCCGCGGACACGCCCTTCCTCAGCCCCCGGAGGCTCAGGAGGTTTGTCAGGGAGGCTGTGGCGGCGGCCGCGGGCCTGGCCACCCTCGAGGCAGGCGGCCGGGGGCCGCTGGGCGTCTCCCTGCTCCTCGGCGGCTGGGAGCCCTGGGTGACGATCCGGCAGGAGTGGGGGCCCGACCTCCTCAACGTGAACACCCCGGAGGACCTTGTGGAGGCTGAGAGGCTTTGCCGGCGGCTAGCCTGA